A stretch of the Uranotaenia lowii strain MFRU-FL chromosome 3, ASM2978415v1, whole genome shotgun sequence genome encodes the following:
- the LOC129757663 gene encoding arrestin domain-containing protein 3-like translates to MPTTCKFRLRNDANKVYYCGEKLDGSVDLTFTETKKVNGIKLIIAGVAHIKWLQYRGPNRYSTTFKGSEACLHSEIDLLRAEGETTDVPAGKHTYSFDCFLPETLPTTFEGKHGRIQYILTVILQRSWKADKIFTIEFIVLRNVDLNLEPTSIRGPARAEISKSFRCWPCRTGPLLVTLQAPVTGYVAGQRIAVMLEIHNESSSKIQVVHLKLVMVVSYTSDTPRAKIKSDREDVVNIEVEQFEDLGDGCKYEENLLIPELPATTPSDSCCKKIKIDYELEAELEVGAVHQVMKLTIPITIGTVPLNCDRRESTIVELET, encoded by the exons ATGCCAACCACCTGTAAATTTCGACTGCGAAACGATGCCAATAAGGTGTACTATTGTGGAGAAAAGCTGGACGGCAGTGTCGACCTTACTTTTACGGAAACGAAAAAAGTAAACG GAATCAAATTGATCATTGCCGGTGTTGCCCACATCAAATGGCTACAGTACAGGGGACCAAACCGATACAGCACCACTTTCAAGGGAAGTGAAGCATGTCTGCATTCCGAAATAGATCTGCTCAGAGCTGAAG gtgaaACAACGGATGTTCCAGCGGGGAAGCATACCTATAGTTTCGACTGTTTCCTGCCGGAAACGCTTCCTACCACCTTCGAAGGCAAGCACGGCCGGATTCAATACATCCTAACGGTGATCTTGCAACGATCCTGGAAGGCGGATAAAATTTTTACCATCGAATTCATCGTATTGCGCAACGTCGATCTCAACTTAGAACCTACCTCGATTCGTGGCCCGGCCCGGGCCGAAATAAGCAAATCGTTTCGCTGCTGGCCTTGTAGAACCGGTCCATTATTGGTGACTCTGCAAGCCCCAGTGACTGGCTATGTAGCGGGCCAACGTATTGCGGTGATGTTAGAAATACACAACGAAAGTagttccaaaattcaagttgTACATTTGAAACTGGTCATGGTCGTTTCCTATACCAGCGATACTCCTCGGGCGAAGATCAAAAGCGATCGCGAGGATGTAGTCAATATAGAGGTCGAACAGTTCGAAGATTTGGGCGATGGGTGCAAATACGAGGAAAATTTGCTAATACCTGAACTGCCGGCCACAACCCCCAGTGACAGTTGCTGTAAGAAGATCAAAATCGACTACGAACTGGAAGCGGAACTCGAGGTAGGAGCCGTCCATCAGGTAATGAAACTGACCATCCCGATCACCATTGGAACCGTACCGCTTAACTGTGACCGCCGGGAATCGACCATCGTTGAGCTGGAAACCTAA
- the LOC129757664 gene encoding uncharacterized protein LOC129757664 encodes MVFEELRLCSSVPSSPVSTSPKIAIVLGNQDGVFVSGGAVTGEVVLTLKKAAEINGLKLKITGAGSTKWRESFGRSTITFKGEESYLNIEQHLVDFKNKSTILQAGFYTYQFRIALPGDLPTWMEKDFATIRYTMEAVLEYSEQRTSCSSKILRILGRTDFHGTNQQPFEIVQNKKIGFWRPKNLQVTFALPGTGFLPGQNIPLLVQFASDCDTKIRKMILMLIQYNSYHTQLPQARIKHEKVVLQEALFTSIQLTTKPTCIRCYLRVPATTATTFSSDLFKINYKLVVQVYTGFVRPKFLLCESITVGRI; translated from the exons ATGGTTTTCGAAGAGTTAAGGCTTTGCAGCTCAGTGCCGAGTTCTCCCGTTTCGACCTCGCCAAAGATAGCGATCGTGCTGGGCAATCAGGATGGTGTGTTTGTTTCGGGAGGAGCGGTCACCGGCGAGGTTGTGCTTACCTTGAAAAAAGCAGCCGAGATCAACG GGTTGAAGCTCAAAATTACCGGCGCTGGAAGTACCAAGTGGCGGGAAAGCTTCGGACGATCAACGATCACATTCAAGGGTGAAGAAAGTTATTTGAACATCGAACAGCATCTAGTGGATTTCAAAA ATAAGTCAACTATTCTTCAAGCTGGATTCTACACCTACCAATTTCGAATCGCTCTTCCCGGTGACCTTCCCACTTGGATGGAGAAAGATTTCGCCACCATTCGTTACACCATGGAAGCGGTCTTGGAATACTCGGAACAGCGAACATCATGTTCTAGTAAAATTTTGCGAATCCTCGGACGCACCGATTTCCACGGAACGAATCAACAGCCATTTGAAATCGTCCAGAACAAAAAGATCGGATTTTGGCGGCCAAAAAATCTGCAAGTAACGTTTGCTCTGCCCGGCACCGGGTTTCTTCCCGGCCAGAATATTCCGCTCCTCGTGCAGTTCGCTTCGGATTGCGataccaaaattcgtaaaatgaTACTCATGCTCATACAGTACAACTCGTACCACACGCAACTTCCTCAGGCGAGAATCAAGCACGAGAAAGTTGTGCTACAGGAAGCCCTGTTCACCAGCATACAGCTGACAACGAAACCGACCTGCATCCGGTGTTACCTGAGGGTTCCGGCTACGACGGCCACCACTTTTAGCTCGGACCTCTTCAAAATCAACTACAAACTGGTGGTCCAAGTTTATACCGGCTTTGTGAGGCCAAAATTTTTACTTTGTGAATCAATCACTGTAGGAAGAATATGA